Proteins encoded together in one Desulfovibrio sp. UCD-KL4C window:
- a CDS encoding SpoIID/LytB domain-containing protein, giving the protein MKNYISAVCLSFLAIILFCVTLSPELVFAAKRIPVSAQQYSPTDLEDQAQAQWHINYASYLIDIGKYFEALEQYDTAIDFSPSAKTRAHAMFGKAMVLSTFLDAPEKAAGIYEEVSKKYPDQSASALYKLGFLYYQMGKLEKSRSIFKEYIKKFPVGMFRFQAEAIISSMNKIAKSEPEVKSEPEVKSEPEVKSEPEVKSEPEVKSKPEVKSKPEVKSEPEVKSEPEVKPTPVVKSTKLAEEPSLRVCLSRSVTSMTISVKNKTDEICVGKLGCGTNFKVGLSGTKLVLNGKKITAARIRFTSKVPLKVVYSKESKRVRGIVDVSIRSGKLLILNIVPIEEYLKSVVPAESYASWPEDTLKAQAVAARTYAYYQKLHRTHLFYDVYADTYDQMYAGVDREGKRTNKAVAETRGQIIFYKKKPILSQYTANSGGFTADAKAIFGAGKSYLVAHKDPASLEGKMASWNRKFSAGDIESKLKKIGISVPRIQSIEALEKGPSGRIIKARIKYSGGHKDVRTRTTLGSSRVLSLPDILLSIKKQKGYYVFAGHGWGHGVGYSQWGSAEMGKKSKYDDILEFYYPGTNIKQLW; this is encoded by the coding sequence ATGAAAAATTATATTTCTGCCGTATGTCTATCTTTTCTCGCAATCATTCTTTTTTGCGTGACATTAAGTCCTGAACTTGTTTTCGCAGCTAAGCGTATTCCTGTTTCTGCGCAGCAATATTCGCCTACCGATCTGGAAGATCAGGCTCAGGCACAGTGGCACATTAATTACGCCAGCTATCTTATAGATATAGGTAAATATTTTGAAGCACTTGAACAGTATGATACAGCTATTGATTTTTCTCCATCAGCGAAAACCCGTGCCCATGCCATGTTCGGCAAAGCTATGGTTCTGTCTACGTTTCTAGATGCTCCGGAAAAAGCTGCTGGAATATATGAAGAAGTTAGCAAAAAGTATCCTGATCAGTCAGCATCAGCACTCTATAAACTTGGGTTTCTGTACTATCAAATGGGTAAACTAGAGAAATCTCGGTCCATTTTTAAAGAATACATTAAAAAATTTCCTGTTGGGATGTTTAGATTTCAGGCAGAAGCTATAATTTCTTCTATGAATAAAATAGCTAAGTCTGAACCGGAGGTAAAGTCTGAACCGGAGGTAAAGTCTGAACCGGAGGTAAAGTCTGAACCGGAGGTAAAGTCTGAACCGGAGGTAAAGTCTAAACCGGAGGTAAAGTCTAAACCGGAGGTAAAGTCTGAACCGGAAGTAAAATCCGAGCCGGAAGTAAAACCTACTCCAGTTGTAAAATCCACTAAACTTGCCGAGGAACCGTCTTTGCGGGTGTGCCTCAGTCGATCGGTTACCTCAATGACTATTTCAGTAAAGAATAAAACAGATGAAATTTGTGTTGGTAAGCTTGGATGCGGTACGAATTTTAAAGTTGGACTTTCCGGCACTAAATTAGTGCTGAACGGTAAAAAGATAACTGCAGCACGAATAAGATTTACTTCAAAAGTTCCGCTTAAAGTTGTTTACAGTAAAGAATCAAAAAGAGTCCGCGGAATTGTCGATGTGAGTATAAGAAGTGGTAAGTTGCTTATTTTGAATATTGTTCCGATAGAAGAATATTTGAAGTCTGTGGTTCCGGCAGAATCTTATGCTTCCTGGCCTGAGGATACTCTCAAGGCACAGGCTGTAGCGGCAAGAACTTACGCTTATTATCAAAAACTTCATCGCACACATCTTTTTTATGACGTTTATGCAGATACTTACGATCAGATGTATGCCGGAGTTGATCGTGAAGGTAAGCGTACAAATAAGGCTGTTGCTGAAACTCGTGGGCAAATTATTTTTTATAAAAAGAAACCGATCCTTTCACAGTATACGGCTAATAGCGGCGGCTTTACCGCAGATGCTAAGGCTATTTTTGGGGCTGGTAAAAGCTATCTTGTTGCGCATAAAGATCCTGCAAGTCTTGAAGGGAAGATGGCTTCTTGGAACCGTAAATTCAGTGCCGGAGATATTGAGAGTAAGCTGAAAAAAATAGGAATTTCGGTGCCGAGGATACAGTCTATTGAAGCTCTTGAGAAGGGGCCGTCAGGAAGAATCATAAAGGCCAGAATTAAATATTCTGGTGGTCATAAGGATGTGCGCACCAGAACGACTTTGGGAAGCTCAAGAGTTCTGTCACTACCGGATATACTTTTAAGTATTAAGAAACAAAAAGGATATTATGTATTTGCGGGGCATGGTTGGGGACATGGTGTAGGATATTCACAGTGGGGATCTGCCGAAATGGGTAAAAAAAGTAAGTATGATGATATTCTGGAATTTTATTACCCTGGCACAAATATTAAGCAGTTATGGTAA
- a CDS encoding PEP/pyruvate-binding domain-containing protein gives MSLFDWLPFRKKKAEKTQEDLAEIRQTFATRYDHFRLLIQANTATHELMAEMEDALRGFQPYGMHYVRALCTRISTSVFQMIRHLNELDSESYGKLYDQFSVIQNNISPHLESKHHTEEGVLVLALSDVGRDQTDLCGPKMATLGEAGNKLGLKIPDGFVVTTGAFRKFMKKDGLEEEIDRIIQTVDPEDREAMFQLSSKIMQLIIHSDLPEDVATEILKAYDSLCASKGQSVHVAVRSSALGEDSEGAAFAGQYRSILNVDRSSLLLACKEVMASKYSLQAMAYRINRGIRDEDIAMSVGCIMMINAIAGGVAYSRNPMNIRDENISVYSVWGLPKGVVDGAAEADEFMVSRIKPMQLVGRHIADKEDKYVCDTGEGVCRVSQIDLLRMEPSLNEAQVISVAENSVRIEDHFGLPQDIEWAITEDGNLYILQCRPLMQLEDSSEVVLQNSSVSIPILAGGRTANPGVGIGPVFIFRKDADALRFPDGAVLVLRQALPSRAVLLSRCCAVITEQGGIAGHLANVAREFGVPALFGMKGALTSFEEGQIVTVDADGRAVYAGKVEELLKEKSRHRLMRGSAVQATLTKAARHIVRLNLTDPDSPKFKPSNCKTLHDIMRYCHEMAVREMFEFGTQKEFVQSASRQLICSVPTQFWVLNLGNGISPEGRKRTDRRVLLEHINSVPMRALWEGMQAVPWDGPPAVHTQGLLSVMFEATVNPDLNTTSSSRFSQKNYFMISDRYCCLQSRFGFHFCGVEALISDRVSENYASFQFKGGAANLERRILRAKFVGEILDEFDFRVRIREDNLNARLEGLERMSMERRLKILGYLITHTRQLDMIMTNNLEVEKYKKKFFEDFKLFPAV, from the coding sequence ATGAGTTTATTTGATTGGCTTCCTTTCAGAAAAAAAAAAGCTGAGAAAACGCAAGAAGATCTGGCTGAAATACGCCAGACGTTCGCGACCCGCTATGATCATTTCAGACTGCTTATTCAGGCTAACACTGCAACCCATGAGCTTATGGCGGAAATGGAAGATGCTCTTCGCGGTTTTCAGCCATATGGGATGCATTATGTGCGAGCTTTATGCACTCGTATTTCAACTTCAGTTTTTCAGATGATAAGACATCTTAACGAACTTGATTCGGAGTCTTATGGAAAACTCTACGATCAGTTTTCGGTTATTCAAAATAATATTTCACCACACCTTGAATCTAAGCATCATACGGAAGAAGGAGTGCTTGTTCTTGCTTTGTCTGATGTCGGGCGGGATCAGACAGACTTGTGTGGACCTAAGATGGCAACACTCGGTGAAGCTGGAAACAAGCTCGGTCTTAAAATTCCGGATGGTTTTGTCGTTACAACTGGGGCTTTTCGTAAATTTATGAAAAAGGACGGCCTTGAAGAGGAAATCGACCGGATTATCCAGACTGTAGATCCTGAAGATAGGGAAGCAATGTTTCAACTCTCGTCCAAAATAATGCAGTTGATAATACATTCTGATCTGCCGGAGGATGTGGCTACAGAGATTTTGAAAGCATATGATTCATTATGTGCCAGTAAGGGGCAGTCAGTACATGTTGCGGTCCGCTCCAGTGCTTTAGGTGAAGATAGTGAAGGCGCCGCTTTTGCCGGACAGTACCGCTCTATTTTAAATGTAGATCGCAGTTCCCTCCTTTTAGCTTGTAAAGAAGTAATGGCTTCCAAGTATTCTTTGCAGGCAATGGCGTATCGCATTAATCGCGGTATTCGTGATGAGGATATCGCCATGAGCGTTGGGTGCATAATGATGATTAATGCAATCGCCGGAGGCGTTGCTTATTCGCGGAATCCGATGAATATCCGTGATGAAAATATTTCTGTCTATTCTGTGTGGGGTTTACCGAAAGGCGTTGTTGACGGTGCTGCAGAGGCTGATGAATTTATGGTCAGCCGTATTAAGCCTATGCAATTAGTAGGACGTCATATCGCAGATAAGGAAGATAAGTACGTTTGTGATACAGGTGAAGGCGTATGCAGAGTCAGTCAGATTGACCTTCTCCGAATGGAACCGTCTTTAAATGAGGCTCAAGTTATAAGTGTAGCTGAAAATTCAGTTCGTATAGAAGATCATTTTGGTTTGCCTCAGGATATTGAATGGGCAATTACAGAAGATGGTAACCTGTATATCTTGCAATGCAGACCTTTGATGCAACTTGAAGATTCTTCTGAAGTAGTTCTGCAAAATAGTTCTGTTTCTATTCCTATACTTGCAGGGGGGCGAACTGCTAATCCCGGTGTAGGAATCGGACCTGTTTTTATTTTTCGTAAGGATGCGGATGCGTTGCGTTTTCCGGATGGAGCTGTGCTTGTTTTAAGACAGGCTTTACCCAGCCGTGCTGTCCTTCTTAGCAGATGTTGCGCCGTAATTACTGAGCAGGGTGGCATTGCCGGCCACTTAGCCAACGTGGCCAGAGAATTTGGAGTGCCTGCATTGTTTGGAATGAAAGGAGCTTTAACCAGTTTTGAAGAAGGGCAGATTGTTACAGTAGATGCAGACGGGCGTGCTGTATACGCCGGAAAAGTTGAAGAGCTGCTTAAAGAAAAATCAAGGCATCGGCTTATGCGCGGTAGCGCTGTTCAGGCAACGCTTACAAAAGCGGCAAGGCATATTGTGCGGCTTAATCTGACTGATCCTGATTCCCCTAAATTTAAGCCTTCAAATTGTAAAACATTGCATGACATTATGCGATATTGCCATGAGATGGCGGTGCGCGAAATGTTCGAATTCGGAACCCAAAAAGAATTTGTGCAGTCAGCGTCGCGGCAGCTCATTTGTAGTGTTCCCACGCAATTCTGGGTTCTTAATCTTGGAAACGGCATTTCTCCTGAAGGACGAAAAAGGACAGACAGGCGTGTTCTCCTTGAGCATATAAATTCAGTTCCTATGCGTGCATTATGGGAAGGAATGCAGGCTGTACCGTGGGATGGACCTCCTGCTGTTCATACACAAGGTCTTCTTTCTGTAATGTTTGAAGCAACCGTCAATCCTGATTTAAATACAACAAGTTCTTCTCGATTTTCTCAGAAAAATTATTTCATGATTTCAGATAGATATTGTTGTTTACAATCCCGCTTCGGTTTTCATTTTTGCGGAGTAGAAGCACTTATCAGTGATCGCGTGAGCGAAAATTATGCAAGTTTTCAATTCAAAGGCGGAGCCGCAAATCTAGAGCGTAGAATATTGCGTGCAAAATTTGTTGGTGAAATTCTTGATGAATTTGATTTTAGAGTACGAATTAGAGAGGACAACCTGAATGCCCGCCTTGAAGGTCTTGAACGGATGAGTATGGAAAGACGTCTTAAAATTTTAGGCTACCTTATTACCCACACTCGTCAGCTTGATATGATTATGACCAATAATCTTGAAGTTGAAAAATATAAGAAAAAGTTTTTTGAGGATTTCAAGCTTTTTCCTGCCGTTTAA
- a CDS encoding DUF536 domain-containing protein, which yields MTLWRDLGILRIKNEQKLIKRQQQLTLNTMN from the coding sequence TTGACGCTATGGAGAGACTTGGGAATATTACGGATAAAGAACGAGCAGAAATTAATAAAGCGTCAGCAGCAATTAACGCTAAATACAATGAATTGA
- a CDS encoding right-handed parallel beta-helix repeat-containing protein, with amino-acid sequence MKKINFVLIQFLAVMMLAGCFAAKTTPQSVHYAVGDSVPYRIAILPAQYITHAENSTVHKSILVDDDDKAFVADIARSAIYNQLAGKGYLPLQKSVVDDGLAGIGNDQDWKSMSSQDLCKLLKADGIVRINISSADMITAVAFDLFQLDAGVELENSAGELVGKWSESASKRKVAVPTGIFSLAGTIAEEIFADPTRRQMRMVIYDWAWNLAQMLPDCPKGPKLPEIISVDTNVDNKIFGVGKRIVVRVDAEPDLTCSFDLGDFKKNIQLSQTSEGVYEGFYVVHEGDKGVDEKLLIRMRKSNGIERLWVESGSLATIDGILPPSPKSVIGIAGKEGTEISWKVPKAEDLDNFVIEKGTDPVGEFEVIGKTHGLSFVDNSVSQGATVYYKVRTMDRAGNLSSTDEILKVVVPQFDERELLGELTGTLVKGNYLIKSLVTVPQGATLTILPGTRVRFNAGARMNVSGELKSLGEIRSPIKFESSGTEGFNILSGGSAIFSICDFSGFSKAVISSSGYSEIRSSSFDGGGEGNLFAVTVLNSSRYYLKGLRISGLKTGVILSSGNGSMVRSSISNCTTGLEFNGGNGIIKENNIFDNEINIFSGSKLVVEENYFGTAAVDKIKVKGDVLVKSLLDSPYPHGRKIVLVDDRTITPKLLDEKFNKLKEEGENFFHKQQYGDAYQKFEQALKIKSDRDIYLYFSYTLLALQNDAKLKETLSEGISKFPYDVRLHQLYVRSLLSKGEVGQARLVLEKALTLSPADSSLLYLKDYMDHLVSNDGAETNVKNDDHKNLKNEETSPVYNGDKTDKK; translated from the coding sequence ATGAAAAAAATAAATTTTGTTCTGATTCAGTTTCTTGCTGTAATGATGCTGGCAGGATGTTTTGCCGCAAAAACGACCCCACAGTCAGTTCATTACGCAGTGGGCGACTCTGTCCCGTATCGAATTGCAATTCTGCCTGCTCAGTATATTACTCATGCTGAAAATTCAACAGTTCATAAATCTATATTGGTTGATGACGACGATAAAGCTTTCGTTGCTGATATTGCTAGGAGTGCCATATATAATCAGTTAGCTGGTAAAGGCTACCTACCTCTACAGAAAAGTGTTGTTGATGATGGGCTTGCAGGTATCGGTAATGATCAAGATTGGAAGAGCATGAGCAGTCAAGATTTGTGCAAACTCTTAAAAGCTGACGGTATTGTTAGAATTAATATTTCAAGCGCGGATATGATAACTGCTGTGGCCTTTGATCTTTTTCAATTGGACGCAGGGGTTGAACTGGAAAATTCAGCAGGTGAGCTTGTTGGAAAGTGGAGCGAGAGTGCTTCCAAACGCAAAGTGGCTGTTCCTACAGGTATTTTTTCACTTGCCGGAACCATAGCGGAAGAAATTTTTGCTGATCCTACCAGACGGCAGATGCGAATGGTTATTTATGACTGGGCCTGGAATCTGGCTCAAATGTTACCCGATTGTCCTAAGGGGCCGAAGCTACCTGAGATAATTTCTGTTGATACAAACGTAGATAATAAAATTTTCGGAGTCGGTAAAAGAATTGTCGTGCGGGTTGATGCTGAGCCTGATTTAACATGTTCTTTTGATTTAGGTGATTTTAAGAAAAATATTCAGCTCTCGCAGACTTCAGAAGGAGTTTATGAAGGGTTTTATGTGGTTCATGAAGGAGATAAAGGCGTAGACGAAAAACTTTTGATCAGGATGCGTAAATCAAACGGGATAGAGAGGCTGTGGGTTGAGTCAGGTTCTCTAGCAACAATTGATGGTATTCTGCCTCCTTCTCCGAAATCTGTTATAGGAATTGCCGGAAAAGAAGGTACTGAGATTTCATGGAAGGTTCCTAAAGCAGAAGATCTTGATAATTTTGTAATTGAAAAGGGAACTGATCCGGTTGGAGAATTTGAAGTTATAGGAAAGACGCATGGCCTTTCTTTTGTTGATAATAGTGTTTCACAAGGGGCCACTGTTTATTACAAAGTTCGCACGATGGATCGTGCCGGAAACCTGTCTTCTACTGACGAAATTTTAAAAGTAGTTGTTCCGCAATTTGATGAGCGTGAACTTCTAGGAGAGCTGACGGGAACTTTAGTGAAAGGTAATTATCTGATTAAATCTCTAGTTACTGTGCCGCAGGGTGCGACCCTTACCATACTACCTGGCACAAGAGTCAGATTTAACGCTGGAGCCAGAATGAATGTTTCTGGAGAACTTAAGTCTCTTGGTGAAATACGCTCACCGATAAAGTTTGAATCCTCAGGAACCGAAGGTTTTAATATCCTTTCAGGTGGCAGTGCAATTTTTTCGATTTGTGATTTTTCAGGCTTTTCCAAAGCCGTTATAAGTTCTAGCGGGTATTCAGAAATCCGGTCTTCCAGTTTTGATGGAGGGGGGGAAGGCAATTTATTTGCAGTAACAGTTTTAAATAGCTCCAGATATTATTTAAAAGGCTTGCGAATTTCAGGGTTGAAAACTGGGGTGATATTAAGTTCTGGAAATGGTTCAATGGTTCGGTCAAGCATTAGCAATTGTACGACAGGTTTAGAATTTAATGGCGGGAATGGTATCATTAAAGAGAATAATATTTTTGATAATGAAATTAATATTTTCTCTGGCTCAAAACTGGTGGTCGAAGAAAATTATTTTGGAACAGCCGCAGTTGATAAAATAAAAGTGAAAGGAGATGTGCTTGTTAAATCTCTGTTGGATTCCCCATATCCTCATGGAAGAAAAATTGTACTAGTTGATGACAGAACAATCACTCCTAAATTGCTGGACGAAAAGTTCAATAAACTTAAAGAGGAAGGCGAGAATTTTTTTCATAAGCAGCAATATGGTGATGCTTATCAGAAATTTGAGCAGGCTTTAAAAATTAAGAGTGATCGTGATATTTATTTGTATTTTTCTTATACCCTGCTTGCTTTGCAAAATGACGCAAAGCTGAAAGAGACTCTTAGTGAAGGAATTTCAAAGTTTCCATATGATGTGAGATTGCACCAGCTTTATGTTCGGAGTTTGCTTAGTAAAGGGGAAGTAGGGCAGGCAAGGCTGGTTCTTGAAAAAGCTCTGACCCTTAGTCCGGCAGATAGCAGTCTTTTATATCTGAAAGATTATATGGATCATTTAGTCAGTAATGACGGGGCAGAAACGAATGTTAAAAATGACGACCATAAGAATCTTAAGAACGAAGAGACTTCGCCAGTCTATAACGGCGATAAAACAGATAAAAAGTAA
- a CDS encoding S-layer homology domain-containing protein, translating into MRRYAIFIVSLILIVSLAGCGKKVAPQHIEDNPAHHYLMGMELIDQGQPDNALARFERAVVLDEEYAPAIAGKALVYAMRAEAETNADYKSADTKKAIDQLDKAVSEAGDTETKFIVYVSGIRVYTHLASRGWLSRAEDLHHDAKLMEKDVQDNKLIYYRNTEAVDYFMGLAFFKGGEFRKSEDTLGVVLAAAPGKWHEKARALSRSVQKIVLAMHNYTLTDVAKKIAVKETVDRADVAALLVDELHLEKLFSGRIPVKTKGMKAEFEPADVINHMFESEIMTVLKWKVRGLEPVYDQKTKAFLFYPNKAMTRKELAFVLEDVLINLTGDKSMSSQHLGESKSLYPDVSPTSAWYNSVVTVVNRNLMETELSGEFRPDADMDGADLILSLMRLRNVINIY; encoded by the coding sequence ATGAGAAGATATGCCATATTTATTGTAAGCCTTATTTTAATCGTGTCCCTTGCGGGGTGTGGCAAAAAGGTGGCACCGCAGCATATTGAAGACAATCCTGCTCATCATTATTTAATGGGTATGGAACTTATTGATCAGGGACAGCCTGATAACGCTCTTGCACGTTTTGAACGGGCTGTTGTTTTAGACGAAGAATACGCACCTGCTATTGCAGGTAAAGCGCTTGTTTATGCTATGCGTGCCGAAGCTGAAACCAACGCTGATTATAAATCCGCTGATACTAAAAAAGCTATAGATCAACTTGATAAAGCTGTTTCAGAAGCAGGAGACACAGAGACTAAATTTATTGTCTACGTGTCTGGGATAAGAGTTTACACACATCTCGCCAGCCGTGGTTGGTTGAGCAGAGCAGAAGATCTTCATCATGATGCAAAGCTGATGGAGAAAGATGTTCAGGATAATAAGCTCATTTATTACAGGAATACAGAAGCCGTTGACTATTTTATGGGGTTGGCATTCTTTAAGGGGGGCGAGTTTCGTAAATCTGAAGATACTCTCGGAGTTGTCTTGGCTGCCGCTCCCGGAAAATGGCATGAAAAAGCACGTGCACTTTCCCGTAGCGTACAGAAAATTGTGCTTGCCATGCATAATTACACATTGACCGATGTAGCAAAAAAAATCGCAGTAAAAGAAACGGTGGACAGGGCTGACGTTGCTGCTCTTCTGGTAGATGAGCTTCATCTGGAAAAACTCTTTTCTGGGCGTATTCCTGTTAAAACTAAAGGTATGAAAGCTGAATTTGAGCCTGCTGATGTTATTAACCACATGTTCGAGTCAGAGATTATGACTGTGCTTAAGTGGAAAGTCAGAGGGCTTGAGCCTGTATATGACCAGAAAACTAAGGCATTCTTATTCTATCCTAACAAAGCGATGACTCGTAAAGAGTTAGCCTTTGTTTTGGAAGATGTGTTGATCAACCTTACTGGTGATAAGTCTATGTCTTCACAGCACTTAGGGGAGAGCAAGTCTCTTTATCCTGATGTTTCTCCGACAAGTGCATGGTACAACTCTGTTGTTACTGTTGTTAACAGAAATTTGATGGAGACTGAACTTTCAGGAGAATTCCGTCCTGATGCTGATATGGACGGAGCTGATCTCATACTTTCGCTTATGCGTCTTCGTAACGTAATAAATATTTACTAA
- a CDS encoding ATP-binding protein has translation MKNPFHTDTLEPDQPFCNRVAELRELATHARNGMNVVLFAPRRYGKTSLVTRVQHQLRKEGICVIYAQFMRLVSVEDLVHRLAKGIMNGLHEHESLLEKGKRWLGHFPSIQTSFTIDPATGLPAIGVQMATRQTDPMIALETVLEEVGKFLEKENFQICIALDEFQDIVDIKEPRVEALLREHIQRHKASYFFLGSRRRVLLDIFNNRGRPFYQSATMMELDALPENEGADFIVSQFELAGKQCPRNVAIEIVKKIEQYPYYLQALAYRAFELCEKKCLSNNVQEAYKSLISNERYGYQAIIQGISAGQLKLLRAIAEEKQASLTANAFLQAHRLTLGGVQSARKYLSEQDLIEKTNDGQWRIVDPVFRVWLLQAF, from the coding sequence ATGAAAAACCCTTTCCATACAGATACGCTTGAACCGGATCAGCCTTTTTGTAACCGTGTGGCAGAACTGAGAGAATTGGCCACTCATGCCAGAAATGGTATGAATGTAGTTCTTTTTGCTCCTAGACGTTATGGTAAAACATCGCTTGTCACGCGGGTACAGCATCAACTTCGCAAAGAAGGAATTTGTGTTATTTATGCGCAGTTTATGCGACTTGTGTCAGTAGAAGACCTTGTTCATAGACTGGCAAAAGGCATAATGAACGGACTTCATGAACATGAGTCTCTACTGGAAAAGGGTAAAAGATGGCTCGGACATTTTCCATCAATACAGACCAGCTTCACTATAGACCCTGCTACAGGACTACCCGCGATAGGGGTCCAAATGGCCACGCGCCAAACAGATCCCATGATCGCCCTAGAAACCGTTTTGGAAGAAGTTGGGAAATTTCTCGAAAAAGAAAATTTTCAAATTTGCATAGCTCTGGATGAATTTCAGGATATCGTCGACATAAAAGAACCTCGGGTTGAAGCTCTACTTCGTGAACACATTCAAAGACATAAAGCCTCATATTTTTTTCTGGGAAGTCGCCGCAGAGTTCTTCTGGATATCTTCAACAACAGGGGTAGACCTTTTTACCAAAGCGCAACAATGATGGAACTTGATGCACTTCCGGAAAATGAAGGTGCGGATTTTATTGTAAGTCAATTTGAGCTGGCAGGTAAGCAGTGTCCTCGAAATGTTGCTATTGAAATCGTTAAAAAAATTGAACAATATCCATATTATCTTCAAGCCTTAGCATACCGGGCATTCGAGTTGTGTGAAAAAAAATGCTTATCTAACAACGTACAGGAAGCATACAAATCTCTTATTAGCAACGAGCGATACGGGTATCAGGCCATTATCCAAGGCATCAGTGCCGGCCAGTTGAAACTACTCCGTGCAATCGCAGAGGAAAAACAAGCCTCCCTCACGGCAAATGCATTTCTTCAAGCACACAGACTCACACTTGGTGGAGTCCAGTCAGCCCGAAAATATCTAAGTGAACAAGACCTCATTGAAAAAACAAATGATGGTCAGTGGCGAATAGTAGACCCTGTGTTCCGTGTATGGCTGCTACAAGCTTTCTAA